The window ctcgtagatgtgttgttggagggtgtaacaacacgaacagggacggattcaagttgcaccagtggcccaaagatgcgaaagtggcaagaaattggacatttgttccgcacactttaccgacgaaagctatgctacgatagagatggcaagaatgtgtggatatcctgcgacactcaaagcagatgcatttccaactggactggacagatcagctttcaggaaaagagagcagatgagggtatgtctacagaatatattaattgatgaaaactgggctgtctgcactctcaaagtgcatgttgttgccaaatgtatttcatatgctgtaaacctagttcataattgttagtttcctttaatgccaaacaaacacataccaatcgtcggttagaaggcgatcgccgaattcgtcctcgctttctcccgtgtcgctggctgtcgtgtcgttttcgtcggtttcgcttgcatacggttcaaaccgatatagctcaatagcttcagtttcttcttcaatttcattttcgctacctgcctccacactacaaccatccgtttcaatacatgcgtaatctgttgaatcgcttaagccgttgaaatccgagtctgaatccgagctaatgtcgctatagcttgctgttctatgcgccatgtttgtttgtgttggcatcactatgtgacgtgacaggaaaatggacgggtgtatataacgatggttaaaatcaggcactttgaagctttttttagggatattgcgtgatgggtaaaattttgaaaaaaacttcggaaaataaaataagccactgggaactgattttcttctgaaattgtgataatgttcccctttaaaatgaatCGTCTCCATATGGacgcaaaaatattttgtatacaACAAACCTGAGGGAGGTCAACATGACATTCTATACCAATGCTAAATGGGTTAtacatgtatagcgcttttctaccttcaaggtactcaaagcactttgacgctattaccacattcacccattcacacacacattcgcacactgatggcgggagctgccatgcaaagccctaatcacgacccatcaggagcaagggtgaagtgtcttgctcaaggacacaacggatgtgatgaggttggtagaaggtggggattgaaccaggaaccctcaggttgctggcacggccactctcccaactctgGTACGCTCAGTAAGTGGGCATTGGGACCATGGCAGCAGTGTCGACATACCCGCTTGTTGCCAGCACAGTGTCCTTTTGACCTTGCATGGCGGAGTGCAAACAGACCGACGGAGTCTTGACATTAGTCCCGGCTGAGTTACTCTTCTCCTCGCAGGCATCCGGGCCTCTTTCCGACACTCTCTGGAGCAGCAGCATGTTGCCACTGCCCACCCGCCTCACCTTACTGTAGTCACGCTCCTGGGGCACGAAGGTCTGGAGGATCGCGGAGGTGTCCTCCGTGACCGCCTGGACCCGGTCCTTTTCTGCGGACAGTTTGTGGATATTGAAGTCACTGCGGGACTCGATCAGCTGTGGCATCGCAAGCTGGGCGGAGCACAAAGAGAACTCTGGTCCGAGAACCCCCTGTGTGCAGAACATGCTGTCTGAGAGGCAGTGATGTTTAGTCAACTCTCGTGAGATCTGCTGGTTCAACAGGCTTGAAGCACTCGTAGGTAACGGACTGAACACTGATGGCCAGGTCTTCACTCTCCCAACATCTAAACCACTCATGTCTTCTTTAGCATCCAACCCATCGTCCCAGTCTCGCCCTCCCACCTGATCCTCTGTCCCCATCGGATGGTCCCCATTTCCATTGGACGGAccacatttgtccatcagtagGGTATGGCTGTCGCAGCTTCCCCGGCCCGAGTCACTGTCGGATGTGGAGCTCTCCAACTTGAAACAACCGCCGTGGAGCTCCTTGCTTTTCACTTCCTGCTCGTCCGGGACGTAGACCTCCAAGTACTCAACCAGAAGGTCCTCGTAGTTCGATGACGACATCGGGGGGAAGTCGGACATCACCAGCGCGCTGAAGACATCTTCGGACTTGCCGTTCTGTGCGAGGAGATGCATTTTGCTTTGGTTAAAACTAATTAGAACATCCCTGGTACTGTCCGTGTTTGTGTAACTTAAAGTTTGATCGGATTGTCTTTAAATTTCTCACACATCAAAAGTCAACAAATCACCAATTGTAACTAAATCTTAGCACAACCCGTAGGTGGCTCCACAGATATAATTCCTTTATCTGTGGTGTTTGTCTATGACCAGAAACGAGTGTAATGCATGGATTACGTTGTTTACCTTGAGAAGTTGCTGATTGAATCCTTTTATTTTAGGACCAGGgacaggtggcagcaggtaatgCTTCAAGCTTCTCTCATGAAAATGGAGACAAATCAGATTGTCAGAATCAGAAGAAGAGACCTTGGAATAAAAGGCTATATCATCACAGCTAAAAGGAGGTAAAGGTATATACAGAATTAATTCACACAGACTAAAGTGTGTTAAGATCCTTTATAAGTATAAATTACAACGCCACTTGGACtcatttttctttttccattGCCTACGCAAAATTCAATCAAAAACTTGATTTTCTGAAAGTTAGTGAAGTGAATGAATTGACGCATAATATGTTCTACaaatggtgaatgttcatattcatcttggagaaagcaaacctccgggtttaattaaatagtggtatttcagtttgagcacataataagataaggcctcttagtttgatattcacaggtggattggatcacttctcttaggaaagaggctctaattgggacttcggaatgcaaaagtgataaccgtATCcttgtctagctcaacgccaacatttaagttatgacttaaagcagttgtggacacttacacatgaacatctccttttatggtcaggatgtgctctcctgacccAGCGCACACACACTAACAAGAGGTAGGAATATAagactggtggtttggcttctccagtttaGGGGTCCTTCATTTTTTTGACCTAGATTCCTGCGGGTGctgcagacctgtttaaatgGCGCTCGCTTGTAATAGAATAATTTTTTGTTCTGCAAAGCGTCTCTGACgtttcttttgatccagccgcactgccggaccatacttgccaaccttgagacctttgaattcgggagattagctgcgtgggttccctccgggtactccggcttcctcccacctccaaagacatgcacctggggataggttgattggcaacactaaattggccatagtgtgtgaatgtgagtgtgaatgttgtctgtctatctgtgttggccctgcgatgaggtggcgacttgtccagggtgtaccccgccttccgcccgattgttgctgagataggctccagcgccccccgcgaccccaaagggaataagcggtagaaaatggatggatggagggtgttATTAGGTattgtttggtggtagcgggggtgtatattgtagcccggaagagttagggtatgcatgggattctgggtatttgttctgttgtttatgttgtgttacggtgtggatgttctcccgaaatgtgtttgtcgttcttgtttggtgtgggttcacagtgcggcgcatatttgtaaccgtgttaaagttgtttatacggccaccctcagtgtgacctgtatggctgttgatcaagtatgtcttgcagtcactttcgtgtgtacgcagaagccgcatacaacatgtgactgggccggcacgctgtttgtatggcgaaaaagcggacgcgtcgacaggttgtagaggacgctaaaggtagtaacatcacggcacgcccttttatattgttgtccgggtgaaaatcgggagaatggttgccccgggagattttcgggaggggcactgaaattcgggagtctcccggaaaaatcgggagggttggcaagtatggtccggaCGAGGATGGCAAGACCAATAATACACTATTTGTTTAAAATTAAAGCTTTTGGACACCTTTTCTGTAAGAATCTGGTTGTGTTTCCTCAGAATGCAAAAAGTACTGTAAAGAATCAGCAGAAGCAGCGTGCGGGTAAGAATGCTAATTTAATCAATCCTTGGACACGAAACAAAACCTAAAAAAGTAGTgacgtgtatttctggtcttgtcgtcCCCTCCCGGGCCGAGGGACAACGTGGATGCGTagttggatcaaaagagacgtcggagaagctttgctgaaccaaaagttgctttattacaagggAGAGTCATTTAAAAAGATTTGCAGTACCCGGAGGAATCTTAGTCGAAAATGGATGATTTTtaactggagaagccaaaccatcagtttataTATTCCTTCTTTGTCTGTCTGGGTGCGCGCTAAGTCTAAACAGCACcgcctgaccataaaaggagatgtttgtgtgtaagtgtctggaaaacaactgctttaagtcataacttaaatgttggtgtttgaactagacaggtagtctcctctcaaggatatggttattacttttgcattccaaagttcCTATTAGGGCTTCCTTCCAATGAGAAGTGATCCAattcacctgcgaatatcaaactaaggggccttattttatgtgctcaaactgaaataccactatttaattaaacttggagGTTTAGACAAACGTACAGTTCTTAGTACTTAGCATAGAAGGAAAACCAAAAAAGTAGCATCAGGAATAACTGCCGCAtgggaatcaaacccaggaccttctcgctgtgaggcactaaacttttttttttaaatgctgcttTTTTTAAAGAATCATACAAAATTAGACCCggaaattattattgttattagggaccgaatgtccctttgagacagaggaccctattgtatttcgtgtgttttattattattattattccgccgcctctttgagctgtaatttgacccccttaatatgcttcaaaactcaccatatttgacacacacatcaagactggcaaaaatggccatttaataaaaaaatctaactcaaactcaaaattgcgctctagcgcccccctaggaaaaaacacagacaaaattgcttgttacttccggtaggaatgtcgtagagacatgaaacaaaagcctctatgtaggtctgacttagacctagatgtcatacgttgacatccttcagcaaatatctacaggaagttggcaattcccccttcaaaacaaaagttttgtaaaaacagtcacttttgcctcttgaagctgtaatttgacccccttaacatgcttcaaaactcaccaaactggacacacacatcagaactggcaaaaattgctgtctattaaaaacaaaacaaaaaaaaaaactctaaattgcgctctagcgcccccctaggaagaaaacacagacacaactgctcctaggaagaaaactcagacaaaactgcctgtaacttccagtaggaatgtcttagaggcatgaaacaaaaacctctatgtaggtctaacttagacctcatatattgacaacccccagcaaaaattaacaggaagtttgcaatttgcaATTCCcgtttcaaaacaaacgttttgtaaaaaaaaggtcaccttttttcaaacattatctcctctgagcgcgtttgtcgtgtcgtcttcaaactagcacaggagagagattgaacccttctgattaaaagttgaccaaagagttttaattactgctccggttttgattttatgtgccgtcaaagtcggtcccgtccatcgctgcttgcagctttaattacattttatttttccaaaagaTTTTAAAAGcaattagtaaaaataataatttttggaGATATTTCAAATGTGTTTTATATCTTCACATGCGGTCTTTTATTAAGGTGTGCAAGTTAAATCTTTGTAAAGATTGCAGATGCAACGGTACCtctcgagccacatgcggctaTTTAGTGCCtcactagtggctccctggagcatttttaaaaaggattgaaaatggaaaaatatggggaaaaaatattttttttgttttagtatgttttttgtttgaggacaaccatgacacaaaccttcccaattgctagaaagcccactgtttaatatgtttgtgtgtacgcttcactgatgagagtatttggtgaacattgttttgtcctactaattttggcggttcttgaactcaccatagtgtggactgcgacgcaacagtttgtttacaggtaaaatattccactcctcctttgtctcattttgtccaccaaacgttttatactgtgcgtgaatgcacaaaggtgagctttgttgatgttattgacttgttggagtgctaatcaggtatatttggtcactgcatgactgcaagctaatcaatgctaacatgctatttaggctagctgtatgtacatattgcatcattatgcctcatttgtaggtatatttgagctcatttaatataatttacttttatcctctttgtatataatttagttttgcatggcccatgacacattatctgtatgtaatattggctgcatttcagatagttgtttgtgtgccatgttgttccagaccacagcaaacattacctagcttgccaaagattgtcatAAATCTCTTAAAAGAAGAGccgtttctttaaacttggacacacaccatCTGtatctttggccattaaaagccagtaatttccaggagttatctcaccttctgagtagccactgatttactaatggtttctaatgttgtaaaaatgtgtagaataaatattacatttcaacatttctgtccttttgatagtaggctaatatagctaatatagacacttacaccatgtgttgccttcattataacacttatataaggcttttcattttttgcggctccacacagatttgtttttttgtatttttggtccaatatggctctttcaatgttttgggttgccgaacccTGGTTTAGAGCAAGAGATTGACATAGTTTTGTTTTTCAGTCATTGGAAGGAAGAAAAAGGGAAGATATTCATCGAATTAgagaaataaataatcaaaaacaaaCAAGTAATTGACTTGGTGAACTTTATGTTAATCGATGCATCAGACATTATTTCATATTAATGCAAAACAAATGTCATACGTGTAAAGTCAAGCGGCAGAAAACGGACGGATGAATGGATAGTTTTGAAGCAATTGTGACATACCAGATTTTTCTTTTGTCAGTATTTCCGTTGCAATCGAAAGGACTTTTGCAGATATGTATACAGTCGTGTTGTCCGCATACATTTGACATTTTGCTCCTATACAGATATTTGGTAAATCAGTCGTATAAAAAAAGAGGGCTTCAAAAAAGGGCATACGCCAGGTTTTTGTTAGCTTGTTACATGAGGGCCCGGGTGCTGTTGACTTGTCAAGAGAAGTTTTATAGTAATTGCCTTCTCGCAGAGCCTAGACAGTTGATTAAATCGAACCACAAAAGGAGGCTTTAAAATGCCTTAGTAAATGTAGATTTAGCTTTTCAATATGAAAGGACAATGAGAGCTCTCCCTTGGTATGTCTTCTAACTTGACtggtaggcatacttgccaaccctcccgaattttccgggagactcccgaaattcagcgcctctcccgaaaacctcccgggacaaatattctcccgaaaatctcccaattttcagccggagctggagggggcgtggcctccatgcgggcctgagtgaggacagccttttttcacgacgggaggacagcagggtgacaagaactaaatcatccagactagagataaattgtattattatgtttatcttacctaaaaagtccagccttagaattatacattaaaataaacacatttgaaataattaattttaaatgatcataataattcatttaaaatgaccatatttaattattaaaataattgcttgtttatcaacaactttagcattttatttattacattttgaagctctcagaagccaagttatgttatattccttaagatttatttatgcaagtttgaagtatcaattatccaaacacagttttgtttgcatattttcaggatgtatgtatatatatatatatatatatatatatatatatatatatacaccgtattttccgcactataaggcgcacctaaaaacctcccaattttctcaaaagctgacagtgcgccttataatccggtgcgccttatatatggaccaatattgagccacaacaggtctcgcaactacgggatgcataacgtaaccccagcctctactgtagcttctattctatgcgcattataatgcggtgcgccttatatatgaaccaagtattaaaataggccattcattgaaggtgcgccatggtgcgccttatagtgcgccttatagtgcggaaaatacggtatgtatgaaatacttgacttggtgaattctagctgtcaatatactcctcccctcttaaccacgcccccaaccacgtaaattgtgaaatttactgtggtttttacagcaatttttttctaaatgaaaaaaagtgctttttttattgtaataaactgtggtgctgttttggcatttacagtaatacgtcgaaaaatctacagttgttgatttgcggtaaaaaaacccaacaacaaacagacaaactggcagctcaggttgcAAAATGTTACTGTTAAATtgctgtttgttttatttacattaaataaaacaaatgaaaatgaaaaaaagtgttttttttactgtaataaactgtggtgctgttttggcatttacagtaatacatggaaaaatctacagttgttgatttgcggtaaaaaaaaacaacagaaaaactagcagctcaggttgcaaaattttactgttaaattgctgtttgttttatttacattaaataaaacaaatgtgaattttaccgtaaaattctggcaactgagctgcctttaaaaaaaaaaaatgttttaccataaaaacagcaatactgtttttccatttatagtaatatacactacattttgaggtgaaattattgcaatttacttttttttttacatttttgtttaaaaaaaatctactaatcaaATGCATTATAAATTGtgcaataatagtattcactgttagaagcggccctctggggccaaacataacggcgatgtggccctcagtgaaaacgactttgacacctctgcgctATCGAGCTCCACTGGCCAGAGGTCCTTTCAAAAAGTATTTTATCCCAAATGCCGTTGCCATTCTTATGTGACGAGGAAACACATCACATGTTTGACCTAAGCTAATCATTTTGCaaagcagtctgctgaaaatgatggaaagggcCACtcaacatagcaactgacgctgtagtcaaagttggaattgccacaaaacacattttaagattgtggaggggggcgtggcctgcgggcctgcagtggaacggggtgtgccaggaccggccttgaagtcagcgacaggtgcgtagatggcccaggtgggcctttttatctaatcacctgtcgctctgtataagcagcagccgggaggatagaggttgttggagctggaggggaGCTGGAGTAAGAGTGAGAGCGAGCCTGACACAGCCACAAAAGAccattgctggaaagcaacccacagactttattgaaaaataaaaccgtATTGTGAACTAGAACCGGGCTATAatgtcggtgcttggtggtccgaagaaccccctggagggcaacctccacaaagaTATTCAACACTGTACTGACGTCAGgttgctaaagtggatagtgcacccccccaccccccgcaatttgtcacatttcatggGTTAGGTAAACTGCAACGAATGGGGCCatgtgaatccccttcctactgtgctacattctattgtattgttttatcaggcaatatttcttatctaaaagttagttttttttctttttaaaagacatcTTGCATGTAAAAGTTGTGTTGTTTTGGggatgatttcaattcattttaatGACCGATGCTGTTTCACCATACAGTGCAAGTTTTTCCAGGTGCGAGCTGCGTCACAGCACCAATTAAATGTGCATCCCTAAGTACCACTGTATTTGAATTTGGATCTAAGTTGCActcaaacatacaaaaaaactcATGCTGTCCAGAACCACCCATGTGATGGATATCATTATCAAATTGCAGTGTATGTACTACatcgtatttatgtatatatttttaatgttagttgtggagtacattgtgaataaattgagaagggAACAAAAGTTTTACCAACTGTTATGTAaacgaaaaggggtaggattaaataagctctgcttcttcctactccttttcgaacatgttgaatagagaaactggaaattgcgaCGCATCATGTTGGATGcatgctagggttgtacggtataccggtattagtataataccgcAATGCTAGTGAATTATTTTCGGTACGATCCCCCCCCCTCCGTGCCAGCGTCGACATTgacggtttacgagcagacgggcatgttcggcagcgcacaatcacggagtacttacaagcagaaacagtgtgtagacagaaaaggtagaacagacgcattttggtgcaaaaactaacgataaaggtgaagttataacactgaaacgccctcaggaagatgagctttaagacatggctagctcgctagcggctaacgtccatccgccgtcggcagtgttttagctacttctaaatcactaatcccggtctccatggcgacaaataaagtacgtttcttacaagtatcatccctgcaggacgaggaatagctaaacatgcttcactacacaccgtagctcaccggcgtcaaaatgtaaagaaacgccattggtggatctacacttgacatccactgtaatgatatcaagtacaggcacgtatctagttgatacttctatgattacgtctatatatattttggcatcacaaaatcttctttcgtttaaaaaaaatttatattatgtttataaactcgggaaatatgtccctggacacattaggactttgaatatgaccaatgtatgatcctgtaacgacttggtatcggattgatacccaaatttgtggtatcatccaaaactaatgtaaagtatcaaacaagagaagaataagtgattattacattttaacagaagtgtagatagaacatgttaaaagagaaagtaagccgatattaacagtaaatgaacaagtagattaataattaattgtctaccacttgtccttagtaatacctactcagtggcctagtggttagagtgtccgccctgagttcggtaggttgtgagttcatatcccggccgagtcataccaaagactataaaaatgggacccattacctccctgcttggcactcagcatcaagggttggaattgggggttaaatcaccaaaaatgattcccgggcgcggccaccgctgctgctcactgctcccctcacctcccagggggtgatcaagggtgatgggtcaaatgcagagaataatttcgccacacctagtgtgtgtgtgacaatcattggtactttaactttaatgtggacaaaataatagaatgataaatgacacaatatgtttctgcatacgtcagcagactaattaggagtcattgtttgtttacttactactaaaagacaagttgtcttgtatgttcactattttatttaaggacttaactgcaataaaaaccatatgtttaatgtaccctaagattttttgttaaaatatagccaataatgcaatttttttgtggtccccttcatttagaaaagtaccgaaataattttagtaccggtactaaaatattggtatcgttacaacactaatgcatgcatgttccaaataaacccaaactcaactcaacatttttaaaataattgcatCAGATTGGTAGAAAAACTGACTTGCCAAGTGACGATGATGGCTGAATGTGAATTAAAACTACAGTCACTTAGATTTGTAATATTACCTGTGACCATTCATGCGCAACAACCACGTGACGGAAAGGACCATGAAGGCACAAAACACCGTGACGACGATCCACGTTGACTTTTCTCGATGGAAATCTGtgacagacaacagatatattttacaaacgtgcattaaaaaaaatggcatCGACTTGACTTGATGTGTTTGGTGGTACAGAAA of the Nerophis lumbriciformis linkage group LG32, RoL_Nlum_v2.1, whole genome shotgun sequence genome contains:
- the prlra gene encoding prolactin receptor a isoform X2 — translated: MRNILEWTCLLLLLATLRANSHSPPEKPTLTSCRSPEKETFTCWWQPGSDGGLPTTYALYYRKENTDAVYECPDYFTAGENSCFFNKNDTSIWVNYNITVVATNRLGSTFSDPVDIDVVYIVQPNSPENVSLTVMEDKGWPFLRVAWEPPPKADTRSGWITLVYEIRIRLEGENEWVIHVAGQQKLFNIFSLRSGGSYLVQVRCKPDHGFWSEWSSASHIRFPDYFHREKSTWIVVTVFCAFMVLSVTWLLRMNGHSLKHYLLPPVPGPKIKGFNQQLLKNGKSEDVFSALVMSDFPPMSSSNYEDLLVEYLEVYVPDEQEVKSKELHGGCFKLESSTSDSDSGRGSCDSHTLLMDKCGPSNGNGDHPMGTEDQVGGRDWDDGLDAKEDMSGLDVGRVKTWPSVFSPLPTSASSLLNQQISRELTKHHCLSDSMFCTQGVLGPEFSLCSAQLAMPQLIESRSDFNIHKLSAEKDRVQAVTEDTSAILQTFVPQERDYSKVRRVGSGNMLLLQRVSERGPDACEEKSNSAGTNVKTPSVCLHSAMQGQKDTVLATSGYVDTAAMVPMPTY
- the prlra gene encoding prolactin receptor a isoform X1, with translation MRNILEWTCLLLLLATLRANSHSPPEKPTLTSCRSPEKETFTCWWQPGSDGGLPTTYALYYRKENTDAVYECPDYFTAGENSCFFNKNDTSIWVNYNITVVATNRLGSTFSDPVDIDVVYIVQPNSPENVSLTVMEDKGWPFLRVAWEPPPKADTRSGWITLVYEIRIRLEGENEWVIHVAGQQKLFNIFSLRSGGSYLVQVRCKPDHGFWSEWSSASHIRFPDYFHREKSTWIVVTVFCAFMVLSVTWLLRMNGHRSLKHYLLPPVPGPKIKGFNQQLLKNGKSEDVFSALVMSDFPPMSSSNYEDLLVEYLEVYVPDEQEVKSKELHGGCFKLESSTSDSDSGRGSCDSHTLLMDKCGPSNGNGDHPMGTEDQVGGRDWDDGLDAKEDMSGLDVGRVKTWPSVFSPLPTSASSLLNQQISRELTKHHCLSDSMFCTQGVLGPEFSLCSAQLAMPQLIESRSDFNIHKLSAEKDRVQAVTEDTSAILQTFVPQERDYSKVRRVGSGNMLLLQRVSERGPDACEEKSNSAGTNVKTPSVCLHSAMQGQKDTVLATSGYVDTAAMVPMPTY